A stretch of DNA from Oryza brachyantha chromosome 4, ObraRS2, whole genome shotgun sequence:
TTTGTGGAGGTAAAAAAGAGCTAACTGTTTTGCAGTCCAAGTCTCCTATATGCATTATGATATGGATGCCGATGTTCAGAATTTTAGTAGCTAACTACATATTTGTTTATCAGGTAATGAGTTCATGAGGTCAAAACAACATCTTAAAGCTGTAGAGCTGTACACCAGTGCTATTGCGTTGAGCCGAAAAAATGCTATTTACTATTGTAACAGGTATGTACAAATTACTGAAATTCCTGCTTACTTTTTCATTAAACATTAGGATGCGCTGTGCCTTTGTTGTTGTAGCAGCATAACCTAGTAACTTTCAGGGTTGAGGGTCAGAACGGATGGAACTAAACAAAACTTGAGATACTTCAACTGTATTCATGGATAGTTTATGTAACATGGGATCTTGAGATTGCTTTAGTGGCTAATAGTTAATCCACTTACATGCTAGAACTAGATACTTTGTTGCCTCAAAATTCTCACATTCCTATTCCTAGTGCTTCTATAAACTCTTGTACTCTTGTTATGGTAGCAGTGTTAGTAATCCTTACTGTCTTGCAACTATGTAATTGTTTATCACGAGATCATCTATGTGCTTCATACTTTGATCTAATGTAACATGATAAGTACACGTTACTTCCAGGGCTGCTGCATATACTCTTCTTGATATGTTCAATGAAGCTGTTGAGGATTGCCTGAAGTCAATTGAAATCGACCCTAATTACAGTAAAGCATATAGCCGACTTGGGTCTGCTTTTTTCGCTTTGGGAAACTACCATGATGCTTTATATAAGGGTTACTTGAAAGGTAGGAAATCCTTAAATTTCAGTTAGTTTTGCTGAAGCTATGATACATTCAGTTATACACTACTTTTACATctgttacattttttttcggGAATGCTGCTGCTTATTTGAATTGTGGTATGAAACGTCGAACATTGTTTTATCTACTTACAGCTTTACATTTTTGCcctttacttttttttgtgGTGTAtcctcttatttattttttaggtgaTGTGTTTATTGTGTCCTAAATTTAGACATCTATATAGTGCTTGTTGGCATCCAATCCAACTAAGAGATATTTACTCAATAGCCTTGTGCCCAAGCTCTGCTGGCAAATCCAGGTCACATGCTTTCAGCACTGTGTAGACTCTGATTCACATCAAACACATACTTTCAACCTCCATTGCTTCTAATGTGTGGAGAATATTGATTCTCTCATTCTTCTGGATCAAAATAACTGTCCTGTTTGCAGCTCTGGAATGTATCTACGTTACACCTATTATATCCAGTAATGTGCGGGTGCATAATGAACTATCTTCCTCTTGCAGCCTCTGAGCTTGATCCTAGCAATGAAAATGTCCGGCAGAATATCGAGGTATGTTTTTTCTGCTCTTCTTGTATTGACAGGATAAAAGCTTATTTCATGCCGCTCCCACTAATGAGTGTTGGAATATTTATCCCTGCTATATTCGTAAACTTTAGGTTACCAAAAAGAAGCTGGCTGAGCAGCGAGGTCCACCAGAACAGGTACGTGCACATTTTAGTGGATTTTGAGATTTGCTACTTCCAGCAAACAAACATACTATTGTTTCGTTAATTTCTGCATTTAATACTCCTACATGGAACTTTGTTATAGGAAGGGAATGTTGATATTGTTTTGATACATGAAATccgttccttttttttttttttggagggggggggggtcgtTGCCCATTCCAAGTGATCAACTAATCAATTTTGTTCTCTATAGAATACATACACACGCCAAGATCAAGCATCACATCGACAGTTTCCTGGCCAATCAAGCAATGGTGTTCCATTCACCTTTTTTCCTCCTGGAAATGGTCCAACTCCTGAGTTCTTCACCAATATCATAAACCGTGTGTCTGATATCAGTCAACAATCATCTGAACAttccataaatataaatttgaatgaCATTTTTAGTCATGCAAACGTCAGTGGTAACAATCAAGGAACAGCTCAGACAGAGAACTCAAGTAGCACTACCCCACCTGCTTCTTTTCCAACCAATGGTGCAGTTCCTCCTTTTCCCTTCACGGACTCGGGAAGTGAAGGAAATCACCCACAGCAAAATTCAAGTGGACATGAAGGGGTGCATGGCCAACCAGGCATGCACAGGGATGGAATCCAAATAAACTTGTCAGGACCAGAGCAGGCTGCAGACGCTCTGAGAACTGTGATGCAGATGTTTGCGCCACAGACGAGCCCACATGAAGGTGCACCTGCAGCATCTAGAGGTTCGTTAATAATTCAGTTTACTTATAAGCTGTTTCTCTATGGCGAACTTCTCATCTTAATTATATAGAACAACATAACAACAGGCCATCTGTTCATTcttgtttccttttgttttgaatGAAATGAAGATTACCATCCattgtttgtttcttgtgaaaaatcatttgtgtataaaaaagcGGTGATGGTATTTTCTGTTGCATTGGTAACTAAAGCAAATAGACTCTAGACTCTAGAGGGTGGTTTGAGATACCTGAGATTTTAGGATTGAAGGGTCATCTTATTTTTGTGATAGATATTTGAGGGTATAAACAactaaattaactactacaaagtgAAAAATCTTCTTTTAGAAAGGTCAAACGaggaacttttatataggaaatttgTGCAtgaaatatgtcgtttaggAATTTGAAAAAATGTGTCCACGGTAATCCAAAATCCATATTTGGATTATAACACAGCCTAGTTTCTCTTTAGAATTTTCAAAATTGGTAGGAAAATGGCAAAACATTCTAGCAGTGTGGTGTATTTTCCTAGTTTTCTTTGACAAATTATGTTTCCATCTTTTATTATCAATGGTATCTGGTAAGTGCTTTTAGAGAAGTTAGCGGTGATTCCAATATAGTAAGAAATTATTACAGTGTCACAATCAGTaaagtcttttctttttctgtttgatTCAAGAACCATTGCCATATAATTGGTTGATTAATTGAACGACCCAAATATCAATCATTGTACACTTGTATGTGTTTCATGCAGGGCCAGGTTAGACCTGAGGAACAAGATGGGTGTAACACTGTAACAGTTCAATTCTTGCACGGGCACATTCTCATGTTCTTTTTTGGTACTTCTCTTTGCCGATCAGCCATGGAATTTCAATGTGCGGGAAGATCATATTGGGATTGCGTACGTTATTTCTGTTTAATGGTACCTTGATCTCTTGCTGTATTTTCTGTACTTGCATTCTCTCTGCATATAAAGCATTAATGTATTATGGTAAGTCTATGCTGTTGTTATGTTTGGTGAAAAGCATTGTGcgaaaattttagagaaatgaATGGTGTTGTCAAACTTTTGATGATTTAGGTCGCTTAGCTCTTTGGTTTACTGTTGTAGTTAAAAAGTATTAACCACTGAAGCTATTGCATTGAACTCTTGGACAATCATCCTGTAAATGTTGCTAGTGGCAGTTAGCAGATCATATTTGTGGAGCAGAGTTAATGCGCACATCTACCTTGGAGACGGTTAAGAACATGCGATACACAGGTTGAGACCTACAGAAGAAAGTTCATAGCTGTACGGCTGTTCCCAGTTTTTCTTGATTGGTGGGTGGTTCAGAGTTTCTAAAACTAGGAACAAGAGAACATGCCAAAGTGAACCCTTTGTTGTACATCACATCATAATTGCcttgtctcttttttttctctctctcttttcattCGAGGAGGAATAAAATGGTTGGCTGGCAAGTTCGAGGAGGAGTGCCTACTCCTCAGATTCGAACTCCTCTGATTGATATCcatcttttctccttttggTGCTTGATGAGACTTTATCGTTCTACTGATGAAAGCCCCCAAGAGGTGTCAACAAAGATGATGTGTCAATTGACCATTTCGGCTCcctttttctgtgttttgggCCTTTGTAAAGAATGCAGCAAAAGCAAAGCAGTAGTAGTAAATTGGCATTAGCATGATTTTATGCTATCATAAGACGCGATGGTGGCATCATTCCTCATGCCAATGGTTGTACTATCCATctcaatatctcatgtgttgttATAGTTGGTCATAGATACATAGTACAGGTGACTTGGGTGAGACTTTGGCGAGGCAAGGCATGCTCCGTTCAACTTGCAAGGCCCCCAACACAAACAGTAGCATCAAAGATGACAGGAACATTCTAACAGAAACCATGCAAACATCAGCAGCAAAGCAAATCAAAAGCAAGTATATACTACTAATAGTACAAGCTTTGAGTGCAGTCTTAACTAGAACATTCGTGGCTGCCGATCTAACTTATAAACATTTCGAGAGCTGCAGTCTCTATCTATCACAAATAGGAAGGGTGTGTGTCTAGAACGGGTAAACCTAACTCGAGCCTTTGTTTCTTGGCCCACATCGCCATTGTTAATACAGAGCAGTAGCACGATCGAGGTGACTCCCTTGTTAATCCCAGTCGTCATTAGCAGTGAGTAAGTGGCAGATTTACTTTACTGCCTAGGAGCAAGCCAGCAGCTAGTGGTAAAAGGACGCACAGATTTCACACTAGTACTGAGACTCTGAGAGCgggaaaaaatgttttttttatagtttttgtgtgcgtcaaaaatatttagacGACAGCtcatacaataaataaattatctgtagtataattaatagtttagttttattatagATAATATATGCAACGTGTACATCTATTAGACCGTCTGTTAATCaatactcctcctcctctctcttgtATACTTTATGGCTCATTCGAAGGTCGATATGGCATCGTAATTGCGTAATTCAGATTAGCATttcacagaaaaacaaaaggataaaTCAGATTAGTACTAGATCAATGTAAGTAGAGGAGCTTCACTAGATTATTATTTGCACCATATTGTCAATCAGATTAATGGGTGCGTTCGTTCATGGGATTATTACCAAATTGTTTATCGTTTCACGTGAATATTGGATGGAGTGATTATttgcatttttctatatagaaattatgtGTGTTTGTggaaagtttctatatagaaacttattatcttatttttatagaataaattgtcaatttaataataattaatttctttattaatattattagatagccgtaaaaaaataaaataacctcATCTCGTCGATGTTTCGTCGCCAAAACAACGCGACTTTGGATACAAAGGAGAGTAgtgggctgctgctgcttatcTATGTATAGGGTGgggtgctctctctctctctctgctctgCTCACACATCGCAACGCAACGCAAAACCAAACCCTTGCCTCGCAAATCCACCTCACTCTCTCATCGTCgtcttccgccgccgccgccgccgccgccgcgacggacGACGAACGAACGCGCCTCGCTGTCCACGCCACAGATCTCGGCGGGCGGCCTCCTCCCCAGCTGTGACGAACGGATCTCACCTCCACGACGGAAGAGAAATGGGCCGCCGGATTTAAACGCCACGGAACGGGGACACATTGCTACGATTTCGCCGACCCCGCGCGaccttcccctccctcccctagGGTTCATGCAGTCGAGGTCTCGCATTCGCGGCCGCGACCCCCCGCCCTCCTCAGGAGGGCGCTACCGCCGACGatccccctccccgccgcgccatcaccgccgcccccCGTCTCAGCCGCTCAGACGAAGCCCCCGCCGCCACCAGGAGGACAGGCTCCCACCAGACGTCCCCCTCGACCGCCGTTTGCGCGCTGACATCCTTCTCGAGGCCGGCCGCCTTGCCGCCCACTACCTGGTCGCCCAGGGCGTCATCCCCGAGCACCGTCTCCGCGCCAGGGAGGACCCAAAGCACAACGACCCCACCTCCCTCCCTGCCGCCGGATACGCCAGGAAGCGGGACGACACTTGCCATGACGACGAtccgaggtggcggcggaaTGGCGCCGCTGACGACTGGGGCCGCGACAAAGGGGACGATGACAGGCTACCCCGTAGATCGGGGTGGGACAGGAGGAGCCACAGCTTTGACGGCAGGCGTAAGTACAACGATGGCGGTACTGCCAGCGGCGCCGGAGTTGATCGGGGTGGCCGCCGGACCCATGAGTACGACGACCAAAGGAGACCAACCATGTCACGGTCCTATTCACAAAACGACCGGCGTGTCTCCAGTGACAGCAGACTGGATCGAAGgagaagaagcagaagcaggagcaggagtagaagcaggagcaggagcaggagcaggagcagaaCCAGGACAAGGACCTCTAGCTACGGCAGCCGGAGGGATTCAGATTGGCGACCAGGAGGCAGCGACTTGGATCACACCAAGGTGCCACGGCCTGGCATTGCCCGTGATGGTGATGTGGACTACCATGATGCCGGTGATGTGCCAAGAGATCTGAAGGCAGCACCCCGTTCAGTGGTGGTTGTGGAGATGAACGAGAGTGCCAACCAAGCTGCAGCCACTGAAGGCACAGAGGTGGAGTCGGAGATCATAGGTGTCGATCAAGATGTTTGTGGGGATGAGGATGGTGAGAATGCGGCTGATGCCTTTAATGATGCAAATACTTGTGAAACAAATGTTGACCATTACCAACACAAACTGTCCAGTTCCAACATGGATGATGTTGATCTGGCAGAGTATGATGGGGAACCAGTGCATAGGCAGTCTCAGTTCTGCGATGCTGAGGGGGGCATGGAGTCTCCCATCTCTCCCAGTGATGCGTGTTTGATAGAGCCAGTGGCTGAGGAAGTTAGGGACGAAACAAGGGCTCCGCAAAGcgaagttgaaactgatattGCTGACCTTGGCAAAGATGAACAGGAGCTGCCAGCTTGGTATGGAATTTTTGACCTCAATGTTGttgaatctcaagaaaactgtgaaatggttgagattttCAGTGACGCACCTTCAGATAATGGTCGTGACTCTGTACCTGATTTAGTTGGTCAGATGAGCCAAAGTGCAAACTGTGTCGGTTCAGGAACTCAAGGTCAAGATGAACATGCAGTTGACCACCACCAGTTGGAGGATGAACAAGTGATTCTAAATCAAAGtattggtacacatggtttgaaCAATGAAGAAGGGCTTGGAAATCAGACAGGTGATGAACATGGACAGGATAGTCACCAGTTGGAGGATGACCAAATGCATGTAAATCATGTCATGGATGTGCATGATTTAGATAATGGACTTCTGAACAGTAAAGAAATGCTTCTAAAGCGGTATGCAGATGAACATGTGGATCATGGACAACAGATGGAAAGTGAAGAATTGCTTCTGAATCAGGGGCAGAGCACCTCAGTAGAAGTGTCGGGAAATTATCATGCCAATGGAGAACAGTCACGTCTCAATCATGATGCTGATGAACATTCAGGCAACGATCACCCAGTAAAGAGTGAACAAATGCTTCTGGATCATGTTATGGGTGTGCATGATTTGAATAATTATGACCTGGACAGTGAGCAAATGCTTCTAAATAATGGCGCAGATAAACAGCGAGAAGAATATAGTGCTCAGTTACAGGAAGGTCAGATGCTTCTAGACCAGGCTGCAGATGGGCAGGCTACGCTTCACAATCAGAGCATTGGCCGAATGATTCCTGTAATCGATCTGGAAGACGATTATGAAGAGCAGTCTGATACCAAAGAATTTATAGAACCCAAGTAAGCTTTTTTTAAGATTCTTTTTTGTCGCAATCTCAAGGGGGAGAGGAAAATCCTTCACGCCTGAACATGTTCACTATACAGAAGTGACACCTTACATAAACTTACTGATAATGCTCTACCAGAACATATCTGTTCTCAAGGCCAGCAAACTTCGAGTATTGACCATCCTCGGACTAACACCCAGCAGCTGCTTCTTCATCGGTTACCCCAAACTAGGAAGTAGGTGGACTGGAAGGGGTGCTACTATTGCACAGGTGAGATGGATGTTTAGAAACCTCACTCTCATCCTTATTTCAACAAATACTGTTCTTGCAAATAATATTGCATCTGCCAAAGGAATTAGGGGTTCACTTACTGATATACTTCAGTAGTTGCACTTCTGACTAATGAGATGCTCAAGACCTCAGATAAGAGAAGGGGGGTGGGATGGGGATTGTAATATTTTGTTCTTGCTGATATTAGATTTTCTATTGTGTACAGAAATATGTGTTTCTTTTGTAATTATGATTTCTTTTGCCACTTAAGATAGCGTGATAACATTTACCATATTTCAGGAAATCCCAGTGATGATGAGTTGATGGCATGTTGTATTTTGCCTTCTTTTTTGTGAAATACCAATAGGTATGCTCTTCTGCTTCTGGAAATCCAGAGTTTTTCTCTCATAATATGTTTGTTCGATTTTGTGGAACTTCTACGTATGACTTCAGAGATCTACTTAAACATTTGATCTGAGAATACTGGGTAGTATATCCTCCAGTTTAGACATTGCTGCTGtgcattatattttgatgactAAACACTAACATTGATGTTTTAGGCACTTGCACTAATATGTGCATTACTTTGTCACATTGAGTTTGAAGTTGAATTGAAAACCTATAGCAATGGATGTATCCAGGCTCCTAGCCATCCGATGTGATGGTGGAATACTGAAAAAATATGCATGAACTTTAGCTCGAAGGCCTGGAACTCCTCCAATTTCCAGCCAGTGCTTCTCTGCATATGCAAACATGCATGATATAGGCCCAGGATGGACATTAAAATGCTGACAATGTTTGTCATTAGTTGTAATTGGTTTGATTTGGACTAGTTCCTGTTGATTGTGACTAATGAAATGATTATTTTGTGCTATGGTGATGAATATTACCTTGTTCCTTGtttatattaatcatattcACAGTTCCACAGAAATAAAAGATGTTCACCAGAAATTCTTACTGCCTTTTCTGCTTAATCTTTAGCATTTTATACTGCTTGCATGAATTAGATTATTTATGCGCCAAAATGGTAGACTTCTCCAATTCATTGATCTCACTTTTATCATATAGAGTGACTAATTCATTTATCATCAGTTATGCTTTTCTGTGTACTCCACTTTTGTGCTGTAAGGCAGCATATTGTGTTCAATTCCGAGTCCCCTGCTTCTTTAGTTGAACCTACTTTTGAATTGAAATGCTTCTTTTCAACAATTATTAGAGTGCTTCAGCCATTTTTTTGCTCTCCACTaactctttttaattttttaatttccagAAGTAATCATTTTGTGGGACTGCCATCCTCTGAGCTTGGGAAGTCTTTGTGAACCATTTTCGTGTCCTCAGCTCCTAAGCTTGGCTTCAGCTTATTGTTGTCCTGAACCATGGGAAGCTGGCATGCTAAAGTTGGTTGATCGGTCATTGTTTGTTTGTATGTTGTGCTGTAGCCTGTAGTAACAAATTTTGATCCCCGGAAGGCACAATTCCACGGTGGGCTAGCGATGTGTCTTACCGAGATATCAGCTGATATGAATATATTTGTAGTAGCTGAATAGCTCAGCTTTTGCTGCTAACGATATGAATCCTGTTCTAACAATTCTCTGCTACCCTTGTACTCCTGCTGTACTTTGTGAAGTGCAAAAAGGACACTGAAGCTCGGTGTCACCATGCAGCTCACCAAGCAGAGATGGTTGCACGGAATCTAGCAACAGTCACCTGATCCCACTCCGCCGACCTAACAAGAGAGATGGAGCAGTAGATTGCAAATCGTCTAAATTCAGACTGCACAACGCGGTGCTTGGTACAAGGCAATTGGATATGGATGGATGCTATTTGGATGGTAATGAGCAATGCACATCAACAGCATATTCTCCTGCTGCACTGCATACATCTCTCTGAAAGGAACACGAAGATAAACAGGGCGTATGTATGTGTATAATGTACTGTGTGAAGTCTGTTTTGTTGTGTGACATCGCTGGCACACCGACTGGCAATGAGCATGATATCTTTGGGGGTTTGGGTACAGGGTTTCACAAGGAAGTTTCTGTTCTGCAATCTGTAGGAGAGATGATGATggagtggggggggggggggggggggggggggtactGGTATCTTTGACCTGATTGTTGTGCCGTGCGTGTACTGGGGCAGTATATTTGTCGGTCCCTTGTCGGTGTCGTCGAGATGTGGTTTGTTTGACCCTGCTATTGTCCAAGGAGAAGATCCATCAGCTGTCTTAACAACTCCAAGACAAGCATTGGGCTGGGTTTGGTCGCATTCCGGTGGAGTTTTGCCATTCCATTCCCAATAGTCCATTACGGTGGGTGTGTTGgttcgtgcgtgcgtgcgtgcatgctcCCTCTCCTGTTGATGCATCATGTAGGTGATAGCTACCTACATCCCATCTCCACTTGTACAGTGCATTGCAACCAGGGAGGGAAGTATGAAAGTTCTCTTTACTTTTGCGAAACTTATGAACTGGCCAGGGTGCAGGTCACACGtttttgattaattagtatattgACCGCGTGTTGCAATAGAGATTTTgttaaataagtttataattatatgttattagcattattttatatatgttgcaCATATTTGTTACTGGTATGGTACATGGGTCTTTTGGCCCCATAATCCTTTTTCCTTGCCACCGAAAATAGTGATAGCGAGGATAATTGACATGTTGGTACCACGTTTAATTCTCCTTTTGAAAACATGGAGTTGGAGGGGCGGAGATAGATTCACCATCGTCTACCCACAAATTCTTTTAGAAGTATAAATTAGTTTAGAACAGGTGCAAAGTCAAAAGTTCTTCCAGGCTTCCATCCCCATCATTTGTcttagacaaaatttgaatttttaattttacatttgGACAAGATTTAGGTTTTTAAATCATAGTGTATTTTTCAACCATGACTTTTAGACCACTAGAccactaagaacatatatatatacaaattttacttataaattatttttatttataaatatgttattttacttttttttttcatgagtaAGTCAAACAATCAGCGTATTCCTTGATCGGGGATAAAGAGAAGGCCTTGATGTTTGATGTTTTGACCATACATCTCGACATGGCAACAAGATCCCACGGAATTAAAGGTCGCGTGCAGCTGGTAAATGGAGTCGGCCCTGGCTGAAGAGAAGATAAGACGAAAGCTTTGCATACACATCCGTTGTTTTTTACGACGgtgtttgacttttagatctagttcgtttttttataaaatgtttatgaaaaaatatgtgaattataagttatgtttaaaacgtatatagtaataaattaaattataacaaaataactaatagttataaaaatttatatatattaatgtaaaagtcaacgatatcAACTGAAATAAGTGTGGATGGAGTATATGTTAGTCTTGTGCTGTTTACGCTGGTACacgtagagagagagagattaatGAGGCAACGAGATGAACTGGACGGACAAGCGTGCAGGTATGGCACTGTACTGGTACAAGAAGGTGGATGTGCAAGGAATGGCTGGGCGCCCACACCCCATGTGCTATCTCACACTcacattcattcattcatagaTGCTCTCATCCTCTCGTTTTCTTTCCTATTGGTACTACCTCTCTAGCAGAGAAACTTCTCATTTCCTTCTTTTTAAAAGATCCTTTTAattccttttcctctccaaTAAACGCATGCGTGCATGCACCGATATAAGTAAGCATTCCTAACTAGATTCAATTCATTCGCCTTTTCGATCTCTACCCTGTCCTTGCTTCGTTTGCCGACCATCCATCAGATCAGGGCTCCTTCAATTCCTTGGCTAATAATTTGGGCTTCCATTCATTCATGCATTCAGACGTACGTGAGGCCGGGGCAATGGCACCTAACTGCCCATTCCTTAATCCCTTCGCTCGCTCGAAGGGCCGGGTAGTACTTAACACGGAGAATGCATGGTCGATCGAATTAGTTAGCTGAAGCAGCCATACTCATATATAGtcatacatatgcatgcatgcagatctTGCAGCCGTACGCGCAAAAATCGTACTTAATGGAACGGGTTAGCtagataattattatatacttAATCTGCTAGATAGCTAGAGATAGCTAAGTGGTCCTGAATTTTCTCCATCGAGATTGGACCACGCGCCTACGATGGACCGGCTCCATCACGTCCCATCTTTTGATCAATTAATCATTCAACCATCCATTCATTATCATAAGTTCGTACAGTAACAAAAGGCAGTTGCCCATCTTGTATGCTAGCTACTACTAATATACTACTATTAGTGTATATATGATCCGTTGACAAGCCATCAGTTGAGCAACACATCATATTAGTTTTCCTTCAGTTCACACACACAGACTCTTTGAGCCGTTGACAGATCAAGGTACTTAAAGATCGGTAGATATGCTTACATCCATGTAGTTAATTACGACCTGAAATGATGAGCAATGGCGTCGGTCACACTGCACGTACGCATCTACAGAGCTGGGTGTTTATAGCAGCTAGCTGGATATATCGTTTCCTTCACTTCACGCAACATGTAAAACTGTACACTTACGAACTTAGCTAAGTAAAGCACTTAGCCCACACGAATATTGATCGACCATTTTGATCGTTTGTTATATTGATCGATCATTATTGTTGGAGATGGGTTATATTGACATGATATCTCTTATGTTTGTCCAATTAAACTTGGGAGCGAGTTATGATCAGCAAACAACATGTGTTTTCTTGTCAGATGCTTCTCTTCTCATCTCTTCTGTGTAGTGCCAACAGTGATAAATGGAGTTTCATCCGGGCTTGAGGCAGGGTACGTACACTAGAGTTGTCAAAAAGACGGATGGGTTGATCATAAAGGCTTCAACCACAAAGCTAATTAGGCAGGCAGGAGGCAGC
This window harbors:
- the LOC102708711 gene encoding small glutamine-rich tetratricopeptide repeat-containing protein; this encodes MGNMTRSDSPISRRIVLSFLDFLNSVELAPGADPEALEVARECLESIFSINSSSVGERVHPGLLLELFSSLEAAQRDSSGSDPVSQLVSNKPSCSASTSNIQDDSTKCTTSNSEDQNEVTFDLDHSGDELFAKFYSALDEINFFKASSAGAEDPVQLSKATQFFDDALLEMRKSGRKRTSLGDLADFFKSKGNEFMRSKQHLKAVELYTSAIALSRKNAIYYCNRAAAYTLLDMFNEAVEDCLKSIEIDPNYSKAYSRLGSAFFALGNYHDALYKGYLKASELDPSNENVRQNIEVTKKKLAEQRGPPEQNTYTRQDQASHRQFPGQSSNGVPFTFFPPGNGPTPEFFTNIINRVSDISQQSSEHSININLNDIFSHANVSGNNQGTAQTENSSSTTPPASFPTNGAVPPFPFTDSGSEGNHPQQNSSGHEGVHGQPGMHRDGIQINLSGPEQAADALRTVMQMFAPQTSPHEGAPAASRGPG
- the LOC102717616 gene encoding uncharacterized protein LOC102717616 isoform X2, with amino-acid sequence MQSRSRIRGRDPPPSSGGRYRRRSPSPPRHHRRPPSQPLRRSPRRHQEDRLPPDVPLDRRLRADILLEAGRLAAHYLVAQGVIPEHRLRAREDPKHNDPTSLPAAGYARKRDDTCHDDDPRWRRNGAADDWGRDKGDDDRLPRRSGWDRRSHSFDGRRKYNDGGTASGAGVDRGGRRTHEYDDQRRPTMSRSYSQNDRRVSSDSRLDRRRRSRSRSRSRSRSRSRSRSRTRTRTSSYGSRRDSDWRPGGSDLDHTKVPRPGIARDGDVDYHDAGDVPRDLKAAPRSVVVVEMNESANQAAATEGTEVESEIIGVDQDVCGDEDGENAADAFNDANTCETNVDHYQHKLSSSNMDDVDLAEYDGEPVHRQSQFCDAEGGMESPISPSDACLIEPVAEEVRDETRAPQSEVETDIADLGKDEQELPAWYGIFDLNVVESQENCEMVEIFSDAPSDNGRDSVPDLVGQMSQSANCVGSGTQGQDEHAVDHHQLEDEQVILNQSIGTHGLNNEEGLGNQTGDEHGQDSHQLEDDQMHVNHVMDVHDLDNGLLNSKEMLLKRYADEHVDHGQQMESEELLLNQGQSTSVEVSGNYHANGEQSRLNHDADEHSGNDHPVKSEQMLLDHVMGVHDLNNYDLDSEQMLLNNGADKQREEYSAQLQEGQMLLDQAADGQATLHNQSIGRMIPVIDLEDDYEEQSDTKEFIEPK
- the LOC102717616 gene encoding uncharacterized protein LOC102717616 isoform X1, whose product is MQSRSRIRGRDPPPSSGGRYRRRSPSPPRHHRRPPSQPLRRSPRRHQEDRLPPDVPLDRRLRADILLEAGRLAAHYLVAQGVIPEHRLRAREDPKHNDPTSLPAAGYARKRDDTCHDDDPRWRRNGAADDWGRDKGDDDRLPRRSGWDRRSHSFDGRRKYNDGGTASGAGVDRGGRRTHEYDDQRRPTMSRSYSQNDRRVSSDSRLDRRRRSRSRSRSRSRSRSRSRSRTRTRTSSYGSRRDSDWRPGGSDLDHTKVPRPGIARDGDVDYHDAGDVPRDLKAAPRSVVVVEMNESANQAAATEGTEVESEIIGVDQDVCGDEDGENAADAFNDANTCETNVDHYQHKLSSSNMDDVDLAEYDGEPVHRQSQFCDAEGGMESPISPSDACLIEPVAEEVRDETRAPQSEVETDIADLGKDEQELPAWYGIFDLNVVESQENCEMVEIFSDAPSDNGRDSVPDLVGQMSQSANCVGSGTQGQDEHAVDHHQLEDEQVILNQSIGTHGLNNEEGLGNQTGDEHGQDSHQLEDDQMHVNHVMDVHDLDNGLLNSKEMLLKRYADEHVDHGQQMESEELLLNQGQSTSVEVSGNYHANGEQSRLNHDADEHSGNDHPVKSEQMLLDHVMGVHDLNNYDLDSEQMLLNNGADKQREEYSAQLQEGQMLLDQAADGQATLHNQSIGRMIPVIDLEDDYEEQSDTKEFIEPKTYLFSRPANFEY